A single genomic interval of Lathyrus oleraceus cultivar Zhongwan6 chromosome 7, CAAS_Psat_ZW6_1.0, whole genome shotgun sequence harbors:
- the LOC127103241 gene encoding uncharacterized mitochondrial protein AtMg00810-like: protein MDLPPGFLPPNSSSNTVCKLHKSLYGLKQASRQWFSKLSTALISLGYSHSYADHSLFTKLHNSHFTALLVYVDDIVLTGDDLQEIHHVKRFLDSTFKIKDLGKLKYFLGLEVARSTQGIFLNQRKYALELLEDSGLLATKPSPTPFDYSLKLHDSDSPPYEDETTYRRLIGQLLYLTTTRPDNAFIVQQLSQFISKPLQVHHSAAIRVLKYLKSAPAKGLFYSSSSTLKLSGFADSDWASCPATRRSVTGYYVFLGTSLLSWKSKKQSTVSRSSSEVEYKALASLTCELQWLQYLFKDLHISLNQPSSVYCDNKSAIYLAHNPIFHERTKHIEIDFMSFVKKYKLASFTSCQFLTKPLPASSFNSLIFKLGLLDIHSPTCGGYYMMKIVM from the coding sequence ATGGATCTGCCTCCTGGGTTCTTGCCCCCTAATTCTTCTTCTAATACAGTCTGCAAATTACATAAATCCTTATATGGACTGAAACAGGCTAGCCGACAGTGGTTTTCAAAATTATCCACTGCTCTTATCTCCCTTGGATATTCACATTCATATGCTGACCATTCTTTATTCACAAAACTACATAATTCTCATTTCACTGCTCTTCTAGTCTATGTTGACGATATTGTCTTGACAGGTGATGATTTACAAGAAATACATCATGTCAAACGATTTCTTGATTCCACATTCAAAATCAAGGATCTTGGCAAGCTTAAATACTTCCTTGGATTGGAAGTTGCACGATCCACTCAAGGTATCTTTCTCAATCAAAGGAAGTATGCATTGGAATTGCTTGAGGACAGTGGTTTATTGGCTACAAAGCCTAGTCCAACTCCCTTTGATTACTCCTTGAAACTACATGACAGTGACTCACCCCCCTATGAAGATGAAACAACCTATAGAAGACTTATTGGCCAACTGTTATATTTGACTACAACCAGGCCTGATAATGCTTTCATTGTTCAGCAACTTAGTCAATTTATATCTAAGCCATTACAAGTTCATCACTCTGCAGCAATTAGAGTGCTCAAATACCTCAAAAGTGCTCCCGCTAAGGGATTGTTTTATTCTTCCTCCTCCACACTCAAACTTTCTGGTTTTGCAGACTCGGATTGGGCAAGTTGCCCTGCTACTCGCAGATCAGTGACTGGTTACTATGTCTTCCTTGGCACATCTCTGCTGTCCTGGAAATCCAAAAAGCAGTCCACAGTATCCAGGTCTAGTTCAGAAGTGGAATATAAAGCTTTGGCTAGCTTAACTTGTGAACTACAATGGTTACAGTATTTGTTTAAGGATCTTCATATTTCTCTTAATCAACCTAGCTCAGTCTACTGTGATAACAAGAGTGCAATCTATCTTGCTCACAACCCCATTTTTCATGAGAGGACAAAACATATTGAAATTGACTTCATGTCATTCGTGAAAAAATACAAACTGGCCTCATTCACCTCCTGCCAGTTCCTTACCAAGCCATTGCCTGCTTCCTCCTTCAATTCATTGATTTTCAAGCTTGGTCTATTAGACATTCATAGTCCAACTTGTGGGGGCTATTACATGATGAAAATAGTGATGTAA